The Strigops habroptila isolate Jane chromosome 13 unlocalized genomic scaffold, bStrHab1.2.pri S16, whole genome shotgun sequence genomic interval AATAGAATTCAGGGTCTTAAACATCATGTTCAAGGAGTGTTTCTAAAAAGGAATGTGCTGCCATAATTACTACATTAATgttgctgcaggaggctggagtgcttcagcttctgcagaaGGGCCAAGAGGCTGAGGGCGCTGATGTGGAAGGCACAACAgtggggcagcagctcccatccTCTCCTCAAACTGCTGTTGCCAGTTGTTACCTGAAGGTCACATTAAGTTTAAACCAAAGCTGAAGTCCACTGTGAGCCCCAAGTTAAACACAGCACAAAGTCTGAAATAAACcaaagtatatttatttcaaaatacatactATGCCATTCAAAGTGCAGGTCAAGGCAACACTACTGCCTTTTCAGGGATCTGACACAGCAGTTAgttacacatatatacataaaaatactaGCAGCTCTGAGGGGATTTTTAGTCTTGGAAGTCCTTCCAgtacaaaagcagcagttgaaTCAACTTACAGGAGAATCGTCCAGGAGTCACAGACCTTTACAAAAGGCAAGATGAAAAGAGATCCTATACCAACGTataaaatgaattattcatGTTCAAAACTTGTTTGAAATGCTCTGCTCCCAACACCGTCCTCATGGTGATTTTACATCAGCAGCAAAGCTAAGGATGTGTGAGCTCCAGCTTGAGCCAAAGGGATGGTGTGTGTTTTCCAAGAGGTACAGGTGAACCTTCTGAGGAGGTTTAAACTGAACTTAAAACTTTTCCTTGTGAACCACTTGTGTGAATGGATGTTCCACACACAAGGAAGCTGTTGGCTAACATGTGAGAAAGGTAAGGCACTGCATGTGACAGGTCTCTGAAAGATGCCCTAACCCAGCAGTTAAGGTAAGTTGTGTCATTCGCCTTTTCGCTGGTCGAAACTAAAACCATTTCCAAGGAAGTTTGTGGAAAAACTCCAGCACAACCCCCGGAGGGTCAATGGACTTGTGGTTTCTGCCCATGTAATTGAGAAGGGGATCCAAGCAGAGATCCTTTCCAGGAACTTGACATTTAGACTCACCGCACAGCTCATGAGGAGACTGGCTTCTTCCTCCATGCCACTGGTGACTGTGAACTCCGGGTTGTGGGAGCACCTGTGGCTGTGCTCTGTTACAGTGTTTTCTAGGAGTGACCGAAGCCTCCCTTCTGTCATGTCCTGGTGAAAAATGGGGGTAACAGAAGTCTTAAGTTATCTGTAGCTTAAACGTGCCTCTTCCCAACAGCAGACATGTCATACCTTACATGTTACAGTGCAGCTCACCTGTGTGCTGATGTATAACCCACACTGGCAAAAAACCACATGATTCCTCACAGTCAGGTTATTCCTAGAAAGAGCATACAATGAGCAGCATCAGAACAAAGGTAGATGTTACCAAAACCCTGTTAGATTTAGGAGAtcattgtgggttttttacttcCTTGAGATCAATACTAGCACCAACCTCTCTTTGCCCATTGTTTTTGCCTGTCTGTAAGCCCAAACTACTGTAGGGGAGCAGAGAATCTCATTCCAGTGTCAAGGACTTTTCTTACTTTCTACACACTGGGCAGATGATCTTGTCACTGGCATCCAAGCCATCGAGCATCGCGTTGAGGCATTCCTCATCAAACTGCAGGCTCTGCTCGTACTCTTTCATAACCAGCTGCTCTGCAATAACACAACAGAACACCCTCAGGCACCTGGTGTCAAGACAAAGCTGCACGagtggagctgctggggaagcaggGGCTGGGGTGGCCACTAGTTTCTaagaacttttctttctttggatcAGGTTTCTACCTGCTGGAATCAACCCATTTTTTCCCTATGGCTCAATCTTTAACCAGTCTCTGGTGGTGACTTTCCAATCAGCAATTTAGAAACATTCTGAATTGATTTATACAGGTTCCTACAGCTCCCCAACACCTCAGCCCTGTTTCTCTGGTCTCCTCTTTTGCTAGGTTCTCACAGACCTTAAAATGCCACTCAAACTGTCAAAAAGGTGTTCAATGCATTAGAGAAGCTACAGAGGCTCTTCCCCTCTAGCAGGTGGGCTCCAAGAACCACAGAGTGCAGCCTCAGCTGGTCTGGATTACTAGTGAGGAATAGGAAAGATCAAATAGGAGTCAGAAAACATGTAGTGACTTTACCTTGCAAGATCAGTTCTTGCTGGATCTCCTCCAGCACTGACAGCTCATCGGGGTCCTCTAGCATCTGGAAAAGGTGCATCTCTCAGTGATTCTCCCATTCTGGCTGCTCCGTCTCTAAACTTCCACACCCGACCGAGCTGTCACTGCAATGCCAGCTCACTCTGTGTGTTCTTTGGTCTTTAAATCTATTTGCAAAACCGTGCGCTGTGGAAAGCAACCTATTTGCTAACCACCTGTGCAGAGCCAGCCAAGACGGGTCAGAACACAGCGTgtcctgctttttaaaacacagatgttttattcTCGCTCTCAGGAGTGGGAAGCGACAGACCAGCTCTGAAAACCACTGATGGGGAACCCACCCTCTGCCGTGATTCACATGCAGTTTGTGAAGGAAGGGAATTCCCACTCCTGGGCGCACAGGTAGGTACTCACAGCGCTGCACCCCATGTTATAGTCGTGGAGCGGGCACCCCAAACACCGACAGACCCATTCACAGAGCGATGCCTCCGACCCGCGCGCACCCCGCAGGGAGCTGATACCGACCTGCGGCAGCGGCTCCGTCCCGCCGAGGGCCTGCAGCGCCCGCCACTCCTGCTCCATCACCTCCCGCACCAGCGCCGGGCCCCGCGGCCTCTGCCCGGCCTGCCGGTACCGCTCCAGCAGCTCCGCCCGGCTGCTCCGCAGTCTCTCCATGCAGCGCTGGGAGCGAGCACACACACGGGGCGCGTCAGGGAGGGAGCCGAGGCCGCGGCTGAAGGCAGGGGCAgagccccccgcccgccccgtcCCCACTCACCAGGCGGTAGGTCTCCTTCCAGGGCGGCGCTGCCCGGCGCTTGTACCGCGCCCGGTGCCGCCATGGCGGCTCCTCCATCGCCTGCGGGAGCCGCAGCGCGCCTGTGCCGCGGGGCGCGCCGGGAAGCGTAGTCCCGGCGCGGAGGGAGCCGCGGTCGTGCGGCCATGGCGGCGGAGAGCGGCCCGGCGGAGCAGTGGCGCTCGGCCCTGCCGCAGCACGAGGTGCTCGGCCGCCTCCGGGAGCGCCAGTCTGCCGCGCCTCCCGCCGCTGCCCGGCCGCCGCTCATCCGCAACCTCCTCTTCGGCCTCGACGGAGACCTCTTCCTCTGGGACGGCGAGCACAGCGCCCTCCACACCATCGGCCTCCGCCGCCTCGGCGGGCCCGACGCCGCGGGGCTCAGCCGGTACCAGGTAGTGGAGGGGAACGCGAGGGGCCGCGGCGGGTTGTGAGGGGAGGAGGCGACCCTTGTGGGGAGCGGGGCTGAGGGGGGCCGGGCCCTCAGGGCTCCGCTCCCGCTGGGGCTTTGCTCGGAGAACCCCGCCGGCCCTGCGCTCGGCCGGTTTTGCCTCATTCTGGAGCTTGGAGCCGCTGTATAAATCACTGTCCAAAGCAGGACCGGGCAGGGATCGTCCCCGTGCGGCACcggtgaggctgcacctcggATCCtctgtcagttctgggcccctcactacaagagagacattgaggtgctggagcggggccagagaagggcaccggagctggtgcagggcctggagtacaagtgtgatgaggaacggctgagggacctgggggggtttagtctggagaagagaaggctcagggggtccttatcgctctctgcaactgcctgacaggaggatggagccaggagggggctggtctctgctcccaaggaacaagggatgggacaagaggaaacggcctcaagctgcaccaggggaggtttaaatggagatgaggaacaattctttccccaaagggtgctcaggcattggaacaggctgcccagggcagtgctggagtgaccgtccctgcaagtgttcacacaccgtgtagccgaggccctcagtgccatgggttagtggtggccttggcagtgctgggggaatggttggacttcatgatcttaaaggtcttttccaacctggatGTTTCTGTGATAAAGCCGTGCTGTGCTTCTGTGAGCACTTTTGGTGGCTTGTGCTTAACtgttgtgtttgtattttcagacCCTGATGTGCATAAACCCGCCCCTGTTCGAGGTTTATCAGACGCTGTTAAGCCCCACGCAGCATCATGTGGCGCTCATCGGTACGAAGGGGCTCatggtgctggagctgcctAAACGCTGGGGGAAGAATTCAGAGTTTGAAGGTGGGAAATCCACGGTGAACTGTAGGTGGGTGAGACCTCAGGTGGTTAACGACACCCTTGTCCTGCTACTGTTCCTTTACAGCCTCTCCTGCCTTGGGGACTAATGGATAAGGAAGACATTGATTGTAGTGGGGCTGTAGGGACAATCACAAATGAAGTTAATTTGGCTCAGGGACTTGCTGACTGTCAAGTGACCCAAATAAATGACCTTAATAGGGTGCAATTGCTGAGGAGCTGAGTGCACCCCTGTAGTATTCTCTATCCTTTTTGGAGTCTTTTAGCTGTGCTAGCTAAAAGCACATGTCCAGATGGAAGTAACACAGGCTCCAAGTTAAAGCTGTACCTCCAGCTTTAAGAATAATACAGCTAATGGCTTTGAAACCTTTTAATTGGGTTTCTAGCTCCTCTTGCCCCCAATTCCCCTTCGAAGTAACTCGTGTGCTTCTTGTGACAGTGCAtgtttctgctgtgtatttCAGCACTGTCCCTATTGCGGAAAGGTTCTTCACGAGCTCAACATCTCTGACTTTAAAGCACGCTGCCTGGTATCCCTGCGAGACACTGGAGCCCCATATTGTGCTCTTGACTTCAGATAACACTATACGGTAAAACCTGTTTGTAGTTTATTATCAAGGGGGCTTTTTTTTGTCATGGCCAGCCTGATTCTTTGCTAGATATTTGTGTCCTGCCGTTCCTACCAGGATTACCAATAAAAAAATAGGATGGGGTAGTTTTTAGACTGATAGCAACtgtgcagcactgcctgctgaATGACCAttgctgcctttctttcctctaGGTTTTACAGTCTGAAGGTACCTCACACACCCATCAAAGTGATTGCTCTTTCAGACACTGAGGAGGAGACTTTTACAATCAAAAAAGGGTTTGTGTGGCTTCTTGtatttttgaaatgcttttgacaGAATAAGCTCTGTGttctcagctgtgtttttaacGAGTAAATGATAAATCTGCCTGGAAATCtgatgtgctttttttgttcctgaactttttcagcagcaactgcactttttcttgttttttttttcctttttttctcatcttgaaAGTGGTAACAAACTGTACAGTCAAGTGTTTGTCAGAGTAGTCATGTGAAAAACACACCTTGTCTTTCACATGGGGTTATGAAGGGCTTTTTGAGTGAGGAGTGCACAAAATAGGTCATTTTTTTGGTTCCCTCTTGGCCTACGTAGAAAGGAAGAACTTGAGGGTCTCACTAGTCAAGTCACAGACTGGCACAGGAAACACCAGTGTGCCCATCTCTTCTGTCCTGTGAAATGGGGCTGGCTGGTGGGTGTATTGCAGAAATGAGGCACCATAAGAAGGATGTTACTCAAATGCTTTTGCGGCTGAAAATAGCATGTGTCTGAGGACTGATGGACAGGTGTTTGGTGGTGATTTGTCAGCAGGTACCATGGTCTAGTTAAACACTTGTGTCCTGAGAGTTGTTGTTGACTTCAGGTCTTGTTCTCACTTGTCCCCAGGAGAGCCTACACAGCATCGCTGGGAGAGACCGCGGTGGCGTTTGACTTCGGCCCGCTGGTGCCGGTCCCAAAGAACACGCTGGGACAGCGAGGCAGTGACGAGGTGTTGGCCTATCCACTGTACATTCTGTATGAAAATGGAGAGACATTCCTCACCTACATCCGCCTGCTGCAGAGGTAGGATCATGTTCATCATCAGGTCTCATCATGTTCCTCATCAGGGGTGCTTGTACGTCCGTGCACTATCAGGACTGGAGAGCCATCTCTTGGTTTGGAGAGGACTCTGTAAGGGATGCTGGGCTGAGTTTGATTGTATTGCAGCCTGGTTTATCTCTTTGTGGCAGTGCTAATAGGCTGAAATCCAAGAATACTGTGTCCTCCTTTTTCATCCTGATATTAAGGGTGCAGTTTCCACTGCTGAGAATTCACTGTCCATTATTTACCATCAGAACTCCGAAATGAAGACACCAGATTGTTAGAGTATCAGCAGGTCTAAGGCTGTTAAAGGTATTTTGGGGTCTCCAATTCACAGTGCAGACATTCTTAGCTTAGTGGCGTCttaggaaagaaagattttaagatCATAGAGGGTTTGCAGGCATGTTCCATGATGACATGTAAGAATGTGGATCACGAATATAGAGCCAATATAAGAAAAAGTTACTTCAGAAAACTGAGAAGATGATGGAAAACTTACAGGTTGGATCTAGTATAACTGAATATTAAACCATGGGGTATTCTGGTTAGAAGCAGCACCGTTTGCTTCTGCATGAGAAATGGTGCAGCATTGAGCAGATCCTGTCTGTAGGCAATGAAGTGGGCTCAGTCCTTCAAAAGTTCTACCAAGGGAAATGCCATGCCACgaaatgctgtttttaaagtgctttaatAAGCAAGAAACCAATTAGGTGTTGAAGTCAATGAATCTTTAAATTTTTGCAGTGTAGCTTGGTTGCTTTCAAAGCATAAAACATTATTACTGagcttcagtttcttctgacACCTTCACCAAGTAGTTGTCATTCTGTCAATCCATAGAagcctgggctgctgctggctcacAGAAATTGGACAGAAGTCAAACCACTGGGTTGTTTTTTAAGTCACTGGGTGAATTTTAAGTCATCCTTATCTTGTAGTTCTTATGCAGCAAACTCCTGCAGGTAACCATGGGGAGATCTCCTTCCACACCTCATGCTGTGAACACATCTTCTTTATTCCAGCACTGGGAGCCTTGGCAAGCTGCTTGGCCCTCTGCCCATGCACCCTGCGGCAGAAGACAACTACGGCTACGATGCCTGTGCTGtcctctgcctgccctgtgtTCCAAACATCCTGGTGATTGCCACCGAGTCGGGAATGCTTTATCACTGCGTGGTACTGGATGGAGAAGAGGATGATGATCAGGTACCTtgtcttgggggttttttttctgtacacatttttgtttctttacttcCTGGCTGCACGATGGCAGGATGCCCACAAGTGAATGCCACATGCCAAAGCTGCATTCTTTTATCAAGAGGTAGTGAGTCTTCCAGCCAGTCCCTGTTGCTGTTCTTCTAAATGTCAGATCCGTGTATCCTCATGGTAGATTGGAATTTTGATCAAACTTACTGTGAACTGTTTTAAAGAGAATCTTCTAAGGAGAAACTCTGTTtctgagataatttttttaagtggggaaaaaaataaagggactTGAACTACTTCTCTGTCAGTTAATACTCTTGCCTGTGTTATGTGACTCTTTATGTTGTTTATGTTGGCATGTCTGTTTAAATGATGTCTCACAGAAGAATTCATTGCTCTTTACAGTCAGAAAAGTCATGGGACCCAAGATCTGATCTTATTCCTTCCCTGTACGTGTTTGAATGTGTTGAGCTGGAACTTGCACTGAAACTGGCATCAGGAGACGAAGAGGAGCCTTTGGAATCTGACTTCTCTTGCCCAATCAAATTGCATCGAGGTAGGGCTGTTATTCAGGTGATTGGCTTTTACTGGCTTTATTTCATGGGTTTAGGATCAAGGTACTTACAAATAATCATTGATGTCAAACAAAGGGATATTAGAATAAGGATTTGATGTCTTCAGGAAAGCTGTGGAAAGAGCAGGCCTGGGAGGTGCTTTAGTGTTCATTCAGGGGCAGATTACAGATGGTCACATACTACTAAATTCTCTATGTGTATTATAAAGTAGAATTTGTTGCACCTCTGTGTCAGCAAGTGCTGTGGGGATGGTGATCCTCAGGGAAGAATTGGTGTGTGCTGCTTAGACTCTCCGATGTAAATGTGGGGCAGGAGGTTGGGTAGGACAGAGTGTTTGGGTCTTTCTGAACAAGAAGCTAATCAGAAAGCTGCTGGCTTTACCTGATCTTCCCTTTAATATCCAGTACATAGATACAGGTGTGGTGGGATAGGAATAGTTCAAAACAATTCATCAGGTATTTCAGGTGTAATTGTATTTTATGCAGAACTCTGAGAACGTGGCCAAAGCATCAAGCTCAATTTTTGGATGGGGATGAGTTAGCACTTGTAAGATGATGTTAGTGCTGGCTGAACAATACGTTGATGCACATGCTCAGCGCTGCGGGTTCCAGTGACGAGTTTTTCTCAGTTCAGGGCCTTCTCCTACATTTCCTGTTTCAATTTCAGATCCGAAATGTCCCTCTCGCTACCACTGCACACATGAAGCTGGTGTCCATAGCGTGGGGCTGACGTGGATCAATAAACTGCACAAATTCCTTGGCTCAGGTGAGTGGTGAGACCATCGCACACAGAGGGAAGAGAGTGCTACTGAACACCCGTGTTCTGCTAGTAGCAACTTGGTGGATGGGGGTAGTACTGGGAATCCCTTACCCTGCAAAGCAGATCTGAAGCATTCTGGCAAATCTCTTTGTAGATGAAGAAGACAAAGACAGTTTACAGGAATTGGGAGCAGAACAGAAGTGCTTTGTTGAACATATTCTTTGTACAAAGCCGTTGCCATGCAGGTAAAAATCAAACTCTTTCTACTACTTCCAAACCAGTGAGTTGCTGTGGAAAGTATTTATGATTTGTTCTCTTCTGCTGCACTCCTGccattaaaattaatgcagTCGGCTCTAAAGAATGCAAATAACACAACTAAGCATTCTGTGCATCAGGATTCTTAATGCACAGTTAGGGAAGGAAGCATAAATTCCTATGTTACTGTCTGAAAATCATCTATCAAACCAGCAAGGATTTTTCTTCACCCTGGACAACGCTGAGGCTTGGTTTGACTGAGTCGTGGATGCTGATGTGTTCCTTTTAGCTACTTGTTAAGGATCAAGCAGTGCCTCAAAAGaatagctgattttttttctgagcttaGTCGGGCTTAAGAGGCAGCATTTGCTGGGCTACGTAACATATCtttatctgctttattttctcgTTGTTATAAGGCCTAATCATCTCTATAGCCTGCTGTGTATTAAACACTATGACAATACAGACAAACTGTTCATTAATAGGTGTTAAATCACCTATCTAAGGGCTCCCTCAGTCAGCACTTATGGTGACTCCAGTGGTAGCAGCAGTTACCTGGGGAGAGGCCATtggtgggatgcaggagcacCCGTGTGCTCCCTGTGGAAGCTGGGGCCTTGCACTGGAAGCAGGTGGCATTTCGTGGGCCACAGCaggttttggtttctgtttcaCAGTGAAGTTGTCCAAGTGCTGCCTCTCCAGGCAGGTGAGTTTGTTCTGGTCCCTCCAGCTGCCGGTGGGGTGTGAGAATAACTGTTTTGCTGGACTCATTCTGTGGAGCTGTTCTCAGCTTAGTGAGGGGGGTCTGctacagccacagcttctcccaaCGAGCAAACATGCACAACTGCAGGAGCAAAGCTCTTTTGAATGGGTAATTCTTGTGCTTTCTtccctgcaggcagcctgcTCCGATCCGAGGCTTTTGGATCGTTTCTGACATCCTGGGGCCCACGATGATCTGCATCACCAACACCTACGAGTGTATTACGAGGCCTCTCTTGTACGTGGGTCTGAACTGGTTTGAAATCCCTGGCTGTTGCATGAGAAGGATCTCAGGATGttattttattgctcttttgATTCTTTCACCCCAGCCGTCTGCATCTCCTATGACACACAGTGCAGTTTGCCTCCTGAACACTCCCTGGCTGAGCACTTAAGTGTTATTATAGTAGTTACTTGCTACTGATAAGCTGTTTGTAGGGGATATGATTAACCTGTAGCACTTTATTAGGACTAGAGTTGTATCAAAAGGTTCTTGAGGGTAttgttgatttttcttcattgttagGAATGTGCAAATCAAAACCTTGTTTACAGACAGTACAGAGATTCTGAATGGGCACCAAGGTGGTGGTtgctgtaaagagaaaaaaaaaaaggattcttAAAGTGCCTTAAAGCAGTGGGATTTTAGTAGCCATTTCCAAAGCCACTGCATTTTGTTTGCATGGTGAAGTGAATGCACTGAGGGGAGGGCACAATTTCGGGTTTGTTTACTGCTAAGAACACTCTTCAGTGTGTGACAGGTACCTTCAGCTGGTGTTAATGTCAGGTCCTTGCAgaccttttattatttttttaactacttctgcagtgcttttaaATAGGTTTTTCTATCAGCTCTTTCAGACCCCATTATCAGAAGTTACATGGGTGGACAGTGATGCAGCaggctgctttgaaaagcaggtCATGCCCCTGTTCAAGGGGCGCTTGCCTTGTTATGGAACTTGAGTAAAAGGGTATTTATGATTCTTGCTGGTTTCAGCTGTGGCCAAGCAGAAAGCTGTGGGGATGGGACTTCATTGACCTCCTCTAGACCTGGATTTACCACCTGGAATAGTCCCTGGCCTCTTAGAACACTTTTAACTTACTGCTGTAATACACTAATTCCACAGGGGTTGACTTCCTTTAACTACTGTTTAGACTCTGACATGGTTTGAGTGTTTCTGGTTTAACCTGTGTTCTCCCATGTGATGCTCTTTGGTAGAAGTACAGTCCATCCTGCATCCCCTCCGCTGCTGTGTACCAGGGAGGACAAAGAGGTTGCTGTTTCCCCTCTCCGTATCCTGGCTGAGTCACAGCATTCATTTGAGAAGCATATCCGAGGCATCCTGCAGCGCAGCTCTGCCAATCCCTTGCTTCTGAAGTAAGCAAAGATGTTTTCCCAGGGGACCTGAAGAGGGAAGGCTTTCGGGAATACTGTGTGTATAGCAAAGGGATTTAATGGTAGCCCCTCAATTCCATAACTGAGCCCTGCAAAGCCCTCACCATAAATACTGCAAGTTGTTTATCCTTGAAAAGGGACATGCTGGAGTAAGATTGCAAACCCCTGTCTCATATCATTCAGGTCTGCTGATAAAGATGCTGCTCCTCCCCCTGAAGAATGCCTTCAGCTTCTTAGTAGAGCCACCCAAGTGTTCAGAGAGGAGTACATACTGAAACAGGATCTGGCAAAAGAGGAAATTCAGCAAAGGTAAAAAGACCCCCTCACAACTCTGGGCTGTACAGCATCTGTGAAACAACAGCACTAAATATCGAGCACTAAACCTCCTCTGCTGGACTAACCCTTGTAAATGAGTAAAACGTACTCGGGTAAGACTGCTTCTTCAAACTAGAGTTACATTACAAAGTTAGGGCAGAATGGGAGAGTTTATTCCCACTATCGCCCATCCTTTATTGTCTTTAGTTCTTATAATTACTTCTGTCCTATTTTCTATGTAGCATAAACCCCAACTGACCTGGGTTGCTGGTGGGGGTGatttgattttatgtttttattttaagagtgaagctgctctggggacagaaaaagaaacaactggaAGAGCTTAATTACTGCCGAGAGGAAAGGTGAGGCCAATGTGTCTGCTTCACCAAGTCAGACATCAGGAATGCAAGTGCTTTATGCAGGGGCCTTTGTGCAACGTGTGAGAAGTAAATGCATGTCTGGCTCTTTGCCCTCCCTGAGCTGCCTTGCGTGTGCATCTAAATAGATGTTTCTCACTTGCATAAAGGAAAAGCCTGCGGGAAATGGCCGAGCGCTTGGCTGACAAGTATGAAGAAGCCAAAGAGAAGCAAGAAGATATTATGAACAGGTGAGTGCAAACTACACTGTTTCATCACCGACTGCTTGCTGTTAAGGAGGGGTCTGGTAGAACAGGGTGGGCAGAAAGTGCTCAGTTAGAATCCAGGGTTTCTGCAGTTCTCTTTGCTGGGGCTCAGGGGTGGTTTTTCAGTACAACTTCAAGCCCAGGCTGAGCCAGCTCATGGTTTAGAAATGCCGTGTGAGGAGCTGAAAGGGGAAAGTCAAGTCTTGAGCCCTTTGACTCAGGAAGAGTGACAGCAGCACAAGGCTGGTGGTGTCTCAGCAGTAAGTTAATTCAGTGACATTTCTTGCTTTGTACACCAAGGATGAAGAAAGTACTTCGGAGTTTCCACTCTCAGCTTCCTGTTCTGTCAGACAGTGAAAAAGACATGAGGAAAGAGCTGCAGACAATCCATGACCAGCTGCAGCACCTGAGCAATGCCATCAGACAGGTGAGAGCACGTGTTACTGTACCCACTCACTCACACCCTGTGATAGCGCTGCTAGGACACGGTCCTTGCAATGGAGCAGCTTTGTGCTTACATTAGATGAGCAACAATGTACTAATATAACTTCTGACCTTTGTTAGTCATACAGAGAGACCCTCTGCAGCCTAGTGGAAACCCTGGGAAAGCCTACACACCCCCTCCATAGTCCTAGCAGTAATATCCTCCCCTTTTTGGGAGTAAAGTGCAAGAGCAAGCAGATTTTTAACCCAATCACACTGTGCCACACATCTGTGACTGGAAGCAGCTTTCACTTTGGTAGCCAGTGCCACCAGTGACTAGGGTCTTCTTTTTGTACATAACTGCCaggttaaaatgaaaaaggaatacCAGCagaagaagatggagaaggGTTCCAGCCCCCGAAAACCCAGCATCAGCCTCAGTGCCTACCAGAGCAAGTGCATCCAAACCGTCCTGAAAGAAGAGTAAGTTAAAGCTTGGATCCTCCTGT includes:
- the NUP88 gene encoding nuclear pore complex protein Nup88 isoform X1, translating into MAAESGPAEQWRSALPQHEVLGRLRERQSAAPPAAARPPLIRNLLFGLDGDLFLWDGEHSALHTIGLRRLGGPDAAGLSRYQTLMCINPPLFEVYQTLLSPTQHHVALIGTKGLMVLELPKRWGKNSEFEGGKSTVNCSTVPIAERFFTSSTSLTLKHAAWYPCETLEPHIVLLTSDNTIRFYSLKVPHTPIKVIALSDTEEETFTIKKGRAYTASLGETAVAFDFGPLVPVPKNTLGQRGSDEVLAYPLYILYENGETFLTYIRLLQSTGSLGKLLGPLPMHPAAEDNYGYDACAVLCLPCVPNILVIATESGMLYHCVVLDGEEDDDQSEKSWDPRSDLIPSLYVFECVELELALKLASGDEEEPLESDFSCPIKLHRDPKCPSRYHCTHEAGVHSVGLTWINKLHKFLGSDEEDKDSLQELGAEQKCFVEHILCTKPLPCRQPAPIRGFWIVSDILGPTMICITNTYECITRPLLSTVHPASPPLLCTREDKEVAVSPLRILAESQHSFEKHIRGILQRSSANPLLLKSADKDAAPPPEECLQLLSRATQVFREEYILKQDLAKEEIQQRVKLLWGQKKKQLEELNYCREERKSLREMAERLADKYEEAKEKQEDIMNRMKKVLRSFHSQLPVLSDSEKDMRKELQTIHDQLQHLSNAIRQVKMKKEYQQKKMEKGSSPRKPSISLSAYQSKCIQTVLKEEGEHIREMVKQINDIRSHVNF
- the NUP88 gene encoding nuclear pore complex protein Nup88 isoform X2, which codes for MAAESGPAEQWRSALPQHEVLGRLRERQSAAPPAAARPPLIRNLLFGLDGDLFLWDGEHSALHTIGLRRLGGPDAAGLSRYQTLMCINPPLFEVYQTLLSPTQHHVALIGTKGLMVLELPKRWGKNSEFEGGKSTVNCSTVPIAERFFTSSTSLTLKHAAWYPCETLEPHIVLLTSDNTIRFYSLKVPHTPIKVIALSDTEEETFTIKKGRAYTASLGETAVAFDFGPLVPVPKNTLGQRGSDEVLAYPLYILYENGETFLTYIRLLQSTGSLGKLLGPLPMHPAAEDNYGYDACAVLCLPCVPNILVIATESGMLYHCVVLDGEEDDDQSEKSWDPRSDLIPSLYVFECVELELALKLASGDEEEPLESDFSCPIKLHRDPKCPSRYHCTHEAGVHSVGLTWINKLHKFLGSDEEDKDSLQELGAEQKCFVEHILCTKPLPCRQPAPIRGFWIVSDILGPTMICITNTYECITRPLLSTVHPASPPLLCTREDKEVAVSPLRILAESQHSFEKHIRGILQRSSANPLLLKSADKDAAPPPEECLQLLSRATQVFREEYILKQDLAKEEIQQRVKLLWGQKKKQLEELNYCREERKSLREMAERLADKYEEAKEKQEDIMNRMKKVLRSFHSQLPVLSDSEKDMRKELQTIHDQLQHLSNAIRQVKMKKEYQQKKMEKGSSPRKPSISLSAYQSKCIQTVLKEEGEHIREMVKQINDIRSHVNF
- the RPAIN gene encoding RPA-interacting protein — encoded protein: MEEPPWRHRARYKRRAAPPWKETYRLRCMERLRSSRAELLERYRQAGQRPRGPALVREVMEQEWRALQALGGTEPLPQMLEDPDELSVLEEIQQELILQEQLVMKEYEQSLQFDEECLNAMLDGLDASDKIICPVCRKNNLTVRNHVVFCQCGLYISTQDMTEGRLRSLLENTVTEHSHRCSHNPEFTVTSGMEEEASLLMSCAVCDSWTILL